Proteins found in one Brevibacillus brevis genomic segment:
- a CDS encoding precorrin-8X methylmutase — MDFKTEFKPMTVQPQEIEDLSFQIITDELGEHSFTEEQYPVVQRVIHASADFDLGRSLVFHPDAVKSGIEAIRSGKIVVADVQMVQVGISKNRIEKFGGQVKVYISDRDVMEEAKRLNTTRAIISMRKAIKEADGGIFCIGNAPTALLELIRMVKEGEAKPGLVIGMPVGFVSAAESKEELAKLDIPFITNMGRKGGSPVTVAALNAISIMAERLG; from the coding sequence ATGGATTTCAAAACGGAATTTAAACCGATGACCGTACAACCGCAAGAGATTGAGGACTTGAGCTTTCAAATCATTACAGATGAGTTGGGCGAGCATTCTTTTACAGAAGAACAATATCCGGTAGTACAACGTGTCATCCACGCATCCGCAGACTTTGACCTCGGACGCAGCCTTGTTTTCCACCCGGACGCAGTAAAGTCGGGAATCGAAGCGATCCGCAGCGGCAAAATCGTCGTAGCAGATGTACAGATGGTGCAAGTCGGCATCAGCAAAAACCGCATTGAAAAATTCGGCGGACAAGTGAAGGTGTACATCTCCGACCGCGATGTAATGGAAGAGGCGAAGCGTCTGAACACGACCCGTGCGATCATTTCCATGCGCAAAGCGATCAAGGAAGCGGATGGCGGAATCTTTTGCATCGGAAACGCACCGACTGCACTCCTGGAGCTGATCCGCATGGTGAAGGAAGGCGAAGCAAAGCCAGGTCTGGTCATCGGGATGCCAGTTGGCTTCGTATCTGCGGCAGAATCCAAGGAAGAGCTGGCGAAGCTCGATATCCCGTTCATTACGAACATGGGACGCAAAGGTGGAAGTCCAGTAACGGTAGCAGCATTGAATGCCATTTCGATCATGGCGGAACGGTTGGGCTAA
- a CDS encoding cobalt-precorrin-5B (C(1))-methyltransferase: protein MAAKAATDEKEAKPLRHGYTTGSCATATTKAALIALITQEEQSQATIRLPIGEDVTFQLESCEFSLERATASTIKDGGDDPDATHGALILSTVEWSDQPGIILDGGLGVGRVTKPGLPVPIGEAAINPVPRKMIRETAQAVLDEYGTQRGIKIVISVPAGEEIAKKTLNGRLGILGGISILGTRGIVVPFSTSAYKASVAQAVNVAKEAGCDHIVLSTGGKSESYGVATYPELSEEAFVEMGDFVGFSLKQCKNKGMRKVTLVGMMGKFSKVAQGVMMVHSKSAPVDFGFLAQMAADAGASQERIDEILGANTASQVGDMMVDTPAFFEIMCENCCRAALKEVGGGIEVETIIITMKGSLLGRVTINDTGDESNWNRG from the coding sequence ATGGCAGCCAAAGCAGCAACGGACGAAAAAGAGGCAAAACCCCTCCGCCACGGATATACGACTGGATCATGTGCAACGGCGACGACCAAGGCTGCTTTGATCGCGCTGATTACTCAGGAAGAGCAGAGCCAAGCGACGATTCGCCTGCCAATCGGCGAGGATGTCACCTTTCAGTTGGAGAGCTGTGAGTTTTCCTTGGAGAGGGCGACAGCAAGCACGATCAAGGACGGGGGAGACGATCCGGACGCGACACACGGTGCCCTTATCCTCTCTACTGTGGAATGGTCGGATCAGCCTGGCATTATTTTGGATGGCGGACTCGGCGTGGGACGGGTGACCAAACCAGGGTTGCCCGTTCCGATTGGCGAGGCAGCGATCAATCCCGTCCCGCGCAAAATGATCAGGGAAACCGCGCAGGCAGTGCTGGATGAGTACGGGACCCAGCGCGGGATCAAAATCGTCATCTCTGTGCCTGCAGGCGAGGAAATCGCCAAAAAAACATTGAATGGACGACTCGGCATACTCGGCGGCATCTCCATTTTGGGGACGCGTGGAATCGTGGTGCCGTTTTCCACTTCTGCCTACAAGGCGAGTGTGGCGCAAGCGGTCAACGTCGCCAAGGAAGCCGGCTGCGATCATATTGTGCTGTCGACGGGCGGAAAGAGTGAATCCTACGGGGTCGCTACTTATCCAGAGCTGTCGGAAGAAGCATTCGTAGAAATGGGCGATTTCGTCGGCTTTTCTCTCAAGCAGTGCAAAAACAAGGGTATGCGCAAAGTGACCTTGGTCGGGATGATGGGCAAGTTTTCCAAGGTAGCGCAAGGCGTCATGATGGTTCATTCCAAAAGCGCACCCGTCGATTTCGGCTTCCTCGCCCAAATGGCGGCAGATGCAGGAGCTTCTCAGGAGCGTATTGACGAAATTTTGGGAGCCAACACCGCTTCGCAGGTAGGCGATATGATGGTGGACACGCCCGCCTTTTTCGAGATCATGTGCGAAAACTGCTGTCGCGCTGCATTAAAAGAAGTGGGCGGCGGCATCGAGGTCGAAACCATCATCATCACAATGAAAGGGTCCCTGTTGGGAAGGGTGACGATCAATGACACAGGCGATGAAAGTAATTGGAATCGGGGATGA
- the cbiE gene encoding precorrin-6y C5,15-methyltransferase (decarboxylating) subunit CbiE produces the protein MTQAMKVIGIGDDGQQSLLPLYRTWIEESELLVGGERHLSFFPEYTGEKRVLKGGLTAMVEELRTETRKTVILASGDPLFYGIGGLLSKKLNVEIYPHLSSIQLAFAKMGEAWQDATLASVHGRSIKGLAQRIDGKDKVALLTDRENSPAAIAKYLLSFQMTEYDAFVAENLGSAEERTGWYSLEEMADGIFSDLNVVILKKRRPSPVWPFGIADEEFSQRKPDKGLITKKEVRILSIAQLQLHAKSIVWDIGTCTGSVAIEAARIAREGAVYGVEKNVDDLENCRQNMAKFRTDLTVINARAPHGLDEFPDPDAVFIGGSGGELRELLNICCTRLRPKGRIVVNAATIETLYEATQAFAQEGFETSVTLAQLSRSKPILSLTRFEALNPIYIITAWAKQAEELGGDSK, from the coding sequence ATGACACAGGCGATGAAAGTAATTGGAATCGGGGATGATGGACAGCAGAGCCTGCTGCCGTTGTACCGGACTTGGATAGAAGAAAGTGAACTGTTGGTTGGAGGAGAGCGACACCTCAGTTTTTTCCCGGAGTATACAGGGGAAAAGCGTGTACTAAAGGGCGGACTGACCGCGATGGTAGAAGAGCTACGCACCGAGACGCGCAAGACGGTCATTCTGGCGTCAGGCGACCCGCTCTTTTACGGGATTGGCGGCTTGCTTTCCAAAAAGCTGAACGTGGAGATCTACCCGCACCTCAGCTCCATCCAGCTCGCTTTTGCCAAAATGGGCGAAGCATGGCAGGATGCGACATTGGCTAGTGTGCACGGACGTAGTATCAAAGGTCTGGCACAGCGGATAGACGGGAAGGATAAGGTCGCACTGTTGACGGATCGGGAGAACTCGCCAGCAGCGATCGCCAAGTACCTCCTTTCGTTTCAGATGACCGAGTACGATGCGTTCGTGGCGGAGAATCTGGGCAGTGCGGAAGAGCGGACAGGCTGGTATTCCCTTGAGGAAATGGCAGATGGTATCTTTTCTGATCTGAATGTCGTGATTTTGAAAAAACGCCGTCCAAGCCCGGTATGGCCGTTTGGAATTGCAGACGAGGAGTTTTCCCAGCGCAAGCCGGACAAGGGACTCATTACGAAAAAAGAAGTGCGCATTTTAAGCATCGCGCAGCTGCAATTGCATGCGAAAAGTATCGTCTGGGACATCGGCACCTGCACAGGCTCTGTCGCCATTGAAGCGGCACGGATTGCGCGTGAGGGTGCAGTGTACGGCGTAGAGAAGAACGTGGATGATCTGGAAAACTGCCGCCAGAACATGGCGAAGTTTCGCACGGATTTGACAGTGATTAACGCTCGTGCCCCACATGGCTTGGATGAGTTCCCGGACCCGGATGCCGTATTTATTGGCGGCAGTGGCGGAGAATTGCGAGAGCTGTTGAATATCTGCTGCACACGACTGCGTCCGAAAGGCCGGATTGTGGTGAACGCGGCGACTATTGAGACATTGTACGAAGCGACACAAGCATTCGCGCAGGAAGGATTCGAGACATCGGTGACACTGGCACAGCTATCGCGCAGCAAGCCGATTTTGTCCCTGACGCGCTTTGAAGCATTGAATCCGATCTACATCATTACGGCCTGGGCCAAGCAGGCAGAAGAACTAGGAGGAGACAGCAAGTGA